CGGGACCCGGTCCACAGGGGGCCGGGCGGCGCGAGGTCGCGAGCGCGCGCAGTTGGCGTCTCACCGCGCCCATCGGACCCATCGAGGCCGATGACATCCGCTGGTACCTGGAGAAATATGCCGTCTGGCCCGGCACCCAGTTCCGCGACCGCGCCCGGCGGATGGAGGAGGGCCTCATACGCTGGGGCCAGGACCTCCACCGCGCCGCCCTGCCCCCGGAGCACACCGCCAACGTCATGCAGTCCTGGTCACGCATCGCCGACGGGGCCGGCCGGCGCTGCTCGATCCTGGTGGACGCGGAGGCCACGCTCGAGGCCGGGGCCGCGGAGGACCAGGTCCGCACCGCCCGCGAGGCCGCCACCGCGCTGCTGGGGCTCCCCTGGGAACTGCTGCACGACGGCACCGGCTTCCTCTTCCAGGGCGGCAAGCCGGTGCGGGTGCGCCGGCGCCTGCCCAACACCCGGGTGCTGGACCTGCCGCTCCTCAGCCCCCCGATCCGCTGCCTGCTGGTCAGCCCCCGGCCCGAGGACGACGCCTGCGGCTACATCGACCACCGGGTGAGCGCGCTCGCACTGGTCGAGGCGATGGAGGGGTTGGGGGGACTGGTGGAATTGACGATCCTGAGTCCGGCGACCTTGCCGGCACTGAGCGAGGTACTGACTCGCGCGCAAGATGCGCGCGCCCCTTTTCACATCGTCCACTTCGACGGGCACGGGGTCTACGACCGCCAGGCCGGGCTCGGCGGGCTCTGCTTCGAGGACCCGGCCGATAGCGACCGGTTGGACGGCCGTCGCCACCAGACCGTCTACACCGACACCCTCGGGCCGCTGCTGCGCGACCACCGCATCCCGCTGGTCTTCCTCGAGGCCTGCCAGAGCGCCCAGGCCGAGCAGGCGTCGGAGTCGGTCGCCTCGGAACTGCTGAAGGTCGGAGTCGCCTCGGTGGTGGCGATGAGCCACTCGGTCCTGGTCGAGACCGCCCGGCGCTTCGTCGCCGCCTTCTATGAGTCCCTGGCCGCCGGCCGGCGCATCGGTCAGGCGATGCTCTCCGGCCAGCGCGCCTTGGGCGACGACGACTTCCGCGGCCGGGTCTTCGGTGCCGGCGAACTGCGGCTCAAGGACTGGTTCGTCCCCGTCCTCTACCAGGAGCGCGAGGACCCCGCGCTCTTCACCCGCACCCCGGCCCCGAGCACCCGGGAGGGCCTTCAGGAGCGGCTCCAGCGCCGGCTCGGCGACCTCCCCGCGGAGCCGCCGACCGGCTTCATCGGGCGCAGCCGCGAACTCCTGGCCCTGGAGCGGCAGCCGCGCCCGGCCCACCGCGGCCTGCCGCGCGAGCGGCGTTGGGCGCTGATGACTTCGCCACCAGTGTCCGTACCTCACCGCATCCTACGGCCCAATCGCACCCCAGGCCCTATGGACGAAGAGAAGAATCAGGGGGAAAGCGTCCTGGCCACGCGGAAGCCGAGAAAGGGCCAATCGTCGTCGTTCGGCCTACGAGCACGGCTGGCCGAGCGCAGATCATGTGAATCGTTGTGAAAGGCCCCGCCGCGCATCACGTTGGGACGGTGATGTTTTTCAACCCATGCACTACCGTCCGTAGGAGCTCCCCTGTAGTCCGCATTCCAATCGTCCTCGCAATATTCCCAAATATTGCCGTGCATCTCATGCAGACCCCAGGGGTTCGCTGGCAGGCTGCCCACTGGCACCGTAAGCTGGCCCCCCCCAACAACCTCGTGCCATCTACCGTAGTTGGCTTGGGCGGTGGAGATCGTCGATCCGAAATGGAAGGCAGTGGCGGTCCCCGCACGGCAGGCGTATTCCCACTCCGCCTCGCTCGGCAGGCGATAGGTCTGACCGGTCTGCCCCGACAGCCACTGACAATAGGCCACTGCGCCCTCTATCAAAACGTTGGCAAATGGTTGACGCCCTCGCTCCCGACAAAAAACGTTCGCCTTGCCCCAACCCATCGCCGCACAGCGGGCGTCGTAGTCATCGAAGGTCACGGCATAGCGCCCCAGGGCGAAAGGCCGAGCGATGGTGACGCGGTGCTGTGGTCCCTCGTTGTAGTGCCGACCCTCCTCGCCCTCGGGCGAACCCATGAGGTAGCTACCTGCGGGGACGACGACCATCTCCGGCCCGTGGCTGATGATCTCTCCCTTGCCCAGCAGGCCGGGCAATCCGCCCGCCTTGACTTTAACCGGGGTCTGCAATGGATCGCGAAAGACCACCGCCAACCCAAGCGACCGGGCGGCATCCCGCTGGAGTGCCTGCACCCGGTCCGCCGACCAGCCGTGGATGTCGGGAACCTCCGGGGCGGTGGCCGGGCTCTCGCGTCGGGTCGCGGGCGAAAGGCCATCGTCCACCCCCAGCACCAGCGCCCAGGTCTCCACGGCCCAGCGCGCAGGCTCCGGGGCCAGGCCGAGGTCGTCTTCCAGCCGCCGGGTCAGCCGGTCGATCTGGAGCGACGGGGGCGCCTGGCGCGCGCTCAGTAAGTCCTTCGCCACGCCCTGCCGCAGGGCGCCGATTAGGACGTTGATCTCGCGCTTGTGCGCAGCGCATTGGTCGTTCAGCAGCGCTTCGCATCGCGCAGGATCCTCGGTCAGACTACAGCCGTAGCGGCGGATCAGATCACGCAGGTCGTCGCGGACTTTGGCGTCCATGGGGGCTCTCCCGTGGGGGTGTCGGTCTCAGGTTCCACCCATTGTAACCAGACGCGATAGCGGAACCGCCGCACGCTCCGCCCCACCGCGCTATGCCGCCGCTTGGACCTCGACGGCCAAGCGCCGACCCACGGCAGCCAAGGCCCGCTCCAACGCCGTAGCCTTGCTCCCGTGGCGGGGGTCGAGCAGCCGTCGTGCCTCCTTCTCATGGACGCCTAAGCGCCGTGCCAGCTCGCTGGTACCGATGCCCGCTTCTCGCACTGCCAAGTACAGCGCCGCTTTGAGCGCGGTGGCGATGGGCACCGCCACCGTCTCCTCACCGGCCCGTGGCGAGGATGGCAACGCAATCTCCGCACGGTCATCAATGCG
The DNA window shown above is from Candidatus Thiodictyon syntrophicum and carries:
- a CDS encoding formylglycine-generating enzyme family protein, whose amino-acid sequence is MDAKVRDDLRDLIRRYGCSLTEDPARCEALLNDQCAAHKREINVLIGALRQGVAKDLLSARQAPPSLQIDRLTRRLEDDLGLAPEPARWAVETWALVLGVDDGLSPATRRESPATAPEVPDIHGWSADRVQALQRDAARSLGLAVVFRDPLQTPVKVKAGGLPGLLGKGEIISHGPEMVVVPAGSYLMGSPEGEEGRHYNEGPQHRVTIARPFALGRYAVTFDDYDARCAAMGWGKANVFCRERGRQPFANVLIEGAVAYCQWLSGQTGQTYRLPSEAEWEYACRAGTATAFHFGSTISTAQANYGRWHEVVGGGQLTVPVGSLPANPWGLHEMHGNIWEYCEDDWNADYRGAPTDGSAWVEKHHRPNVMRGGAFHNDSHDLRSASRARRPNDDDWPFLGFRVARTLSP
- a CDS encoding TIR domain-containing protein, which encodes MPQVFLSHSSADDALVRRLQQALADLGEDLWIDSRELRGGDPLWPAIQQAIESAAAFAVLVSPDALQSRWVGKELRHALDVQSRRGRAGYPVIPLTIDDTRLGVLEGYFEDEPAYIPISSAPDGLDAALDAILTALGRRLPSDRAPTAQPAPEPVGELVLELTDLRFDDIGAGVRRPSARARLVHEPGPGPQGAGRREVASARSWRLTAPIGPIEADDIRWYLEKYAVWPGTQFRDRARRMEEGLIRWGQDLHRAALPPEHTANVMQSWSRIADGAGRRCSILVDAEATLEAGAAEDQVRTAREAATALLGLPWELLHDGTGFLFQGGKPVRVRRRLPNTRVLDLPLLSPPIRCLLVSPRPEDDACGYIDHRVSALALVEAMEGLGGLVELTILSPATLPALSEVLTRAQDARAPFHIVHFDGHGVYDRQAGLGGLCFEDPADSDRLDGRRHQTVYTDTLGPLLRDHRIPLVFLEACQSAQAEQASESVASELLKVGVASVVAMSHSVLVETARRFVAAFYESLAAGRRIGQAMLSGQRALGDDDFRGRVFGAGELRLKDWFVPVLYQEREDPALFTRTPAPSTREGLQERLQRRLGDLPAEPPTGFIGRSRELLALERQPRPAHRGLPRERRWALMTSPPVSVPHRILRPNRTPGPMDEEKNQGESVLATRKPRKGQSSSFGLRARLAERRSCESL
- a CDS encoding type II toxin-antitoxin system HicB family antitoxin; protein product: MNFVYPVTLTPDPDGGFVVTFPDWPEAITQGETRDQALEEAADCLEEAVAARIDDRAEIALPSSPRAGEETVAVPIATALKAALYLAVREAGIGTSELARRLGVHEKEARRLLDPRHGSKATALERALAAVGRRLAVEVQAAA